ATGTCATCATCCAACTGCAATGCAAACAGCACCCTCAAATAAATACCAATAGAAACTGTCGGGAGTCCTCTCTCTACTCTAGAAACAGTTAAGACAGAGCAAGTTGCACGTTCTGCCACCTGCGCGATGCTTAAATTTCTGCGGAGGCGGGCCAATCTTATTTGCTCTCCTACAATTTGCATTTTACGCTCCAGTTTTAGAGGCAATCTTGTGCCAATTGTGTTTTTTGCCATAGCATTAACATATCATATAATATGCAAATATAAAGATTTTTCTTTATTTTATGATATGTTACGCTGACACAGCCCACTGCGCGTGCTGATGAACCGGTGCTGCCGTTGCTGAGCCGCTGCTTGAATGCTGCTGATTGCTGTTGATTGCTGCTTGAATGCCACTTGAATGCCACTGATTGCTGTTGATTGCTGTTGATTGCTGCTTAAATGCCACTGATTGCTGTTGATTGCTGTTGATTGCTGTTGATTGCTGCTTGACAGCAACTAGCCCTGCAACATGCTGATTTACAATGCGCCCCTAAAAGTCTCTTCCATACGATTGAGATTTTTGGGGGAAGTTTGATTATCAGACAGTTACAGGCATAGTTGTTCTTTACATGCAGAGCATTCCGCCAGAAGCTGCATGTTAGCTCTGCTCACATGCAGAGCATTCCGCCACAAAGCGGCGTAATGCCTTGTGTATTACGCGGCAGGAGCCGCGAGGAGGCACTGGCGCTTCGCGCCAGGCTCCGCGGTCGCAGGCGGGAAGGTAAGAGCGATGCAAGGGGGGAGTGCGGCCTGCGGCCGCTCCGCTTGTAATGAATCCGGGTTACTTGAGGACTTTTTCATAATCTTATGATTTGCAAATAATTGTAAAACAACTAGTATTGAATGCCAACATTATTAAAAAAATTAAAACATTAATAATCAACATATTACAAAAAAATCCTCAAGTAGCATTCTGTGTAATGAATCTGTGATGAATCTAAGTAGTATTGCGGGCATAAAAATTGTTAACTTTGAGTGATAAATTTTTTGCTTATGAGAAGGTTATGCATTTTGGTTTCTGCTGTGATGGCTGCAGGACTGACGGTGGTTGGGTGTGCGCCGCAAGCGATGTTTTTTAATGTGGATGTTAAGGATGCTAGTTCTTATAACCTTGATCCTCAGGACCGTAAGGTATCAGTGGTGGCGTTGGTGGATGTGCAGTCCAATGACAAGAGTGCCGGGAATATGGATGCTGTTGCAGGGAGCAAAATGGTTAACAAGCTGGACAGCACAGGGATAGCAAATGTTGCCGTGGGTGTGGCGGCTCAGTATGAGACCGGACAGGGACTGGATAGTGCGAGCGTTATGGTGTACACGGTGCCAAAGAACGAGTTCCGCGGTTTTCCAAGTTATTTTAACAAAGGAGTGAAAGGACCTGATAAAGACTATATTGGACAACTAATGGTTAAGAGCTCCAGCCCAATTCTAATTTTTGTAGACAATCTTAAATTTTTCAACTATACAGAGAGACCTACCGCACTGGGCGACGGATCTCCTTTAGGCCTGACAGTGGAATTGCCTTATTATGTAGAGCTTAACGCATACGATGCAATGGCCGATTCATTACTGTTCCGCAAAGCGGTAAAAGACACCGTTGCCATATACATGGTGAACGGCGCAGAGGAGGGCAGGAGCATTTCCGAGACGCTGGCGGACAAGCTGCCGGATATTGCGGAGAAGATTGGGGAACGGCTTGGTACTGAGCTTTCTACAAAGTGGACTACGGAGGAGTGGATGCTGATTAATTACTCAGATAATTCTACATGGAACTCCGCGTACTTATTGGCACGCTCATTTAAGTGGAGCGAGGCTATTGCCAAATGGATGCCGCTTACGGAGGAAACAAATCCGCAAAAGGCTTCATTTGCAGCGTTTAACATAGCGGTTGCGTGTGAGATGATGGAGGAGCGTTCTCTGGCGCGCGAGTGGATTGATTTTGCGCTGGGGAAGTATAAGTTCCAGGAGGCGGTAGATTTTAAGGGGTATTTGAATAAATAGCAGGGAAAAAAATTCTAATTAATTTTTCAACATTTTCATCTAGTTTCTCAGGATTGTTTTTTTGCAATATCCTGAGATTTTGTAATTTCCACTGAACGGAAGGGTAAGGAATTAAGTCTTTATATGGAGATTTGTCCCATTCTGGAGTGGCATTTTCAAATTTTATAAGGAATTTTTTGTCTTCATCATTCATAAGATTATTAATCCCTTTTATTAAGTCTTTTCTAGCCAGTTCATAATCTGAGTATTTGAATGGTTCATCGGTCATACCGGCAAATTGATTAATCATTGCTTGTTTCTGATCAATTAATTTTGGAGCAAAAGTTTCATATAAAGGTCTGTCACTTCCTAGAAGACAAAACATAAATCCTAATTTAGCCTCTTGCAAACTGATGGACATACGACTTATATCAAACAAGTCCCTAGGATGCTGTCTGGAAAGAGCGGCAGCAATTTTTCCGCCATATAGTTGTGTAATTGGAACGATGTTAGTTTCCATATATAAGCCGAAGATTTTCTGAGCTTTAGGACATAGCGGGATTCTCTTCACATCTCCCCCTACAATACCTCTTTTTGTTTTGTTGACTTCTATCTTAACATACCTATCGTGATAAAAACAAATAATCTTACAAACATCAAGATGCACGACAATATTAACGTTTGGGATAGAACGTTTTATTCCTTCAGATATTTTTTTGAGGCTTTCTTTAATATTTTCCAAACTTTCATTTCTGCCTTCCAATGGTATATAAGTCAAATCAATATCTACGGAATAGCGCGGCATGTCATTCACAAATAGATTAATCGCTGTACCTCCATGAACGGCAAAACAATGCTCTTTATCTATTACAGGTAAAATGCGCAACAACAACTCTAGTCTATCTTTGAATATACTATTCATACGTCGCTAACTCCTTTGGAATAACAATCTTATATTTTGCATTCATGACTCCTCCGTTTGCAAAGCTCCTTGGACCACTTCCAAAGTCTACTCCGTTTAAATGCAAATCACTATACCATTGATGATTAGCCTTTTCAGCCATATATAAAAAAAGACGTTTAACTTTTACAGACGTACAATTGTGCAACAATTTATCAACGAGGTGAGGCCTCAAAGTGTTTAACATTTCCATTACGTAATAGATATCCATTAGTGAGAAATATTCCGGAGCTAAATGCAAACATTCCATAAAAGCTCTTTCAGGAGAAGAAATTGGCAAGGAAAAATCTCCAATATTTCTTTTTACAATACCTATGTCCCCAAAAATATCCGATGTAAAATGGTGCATTGTCATATCCCACTCATTGTTAAAAAACCATTTGGGCAATTTATGATTGTGAGATGAAAAAATATAACATTGCGGTTTCCCCATAGCTACATAATGTGAAAATCCCATGATATCAAGGGCGGACGATGCTCCAACATGATACTTAATATTTGACTGATTACAATAGGATGCAAGGGAGGAATAAAGGGTAGGAGTATCACCAACAAATTTATATATGCCATGTGATAATCGTTCTATCCAGCCAGAACGAACATAATCTGTTTGTTCCTTTGTAGATATCCCTTTTCTAACTAACCAAGCTGATAGGAATATCGATCCTTTAGGAGATACTTGTCTTATTAAGTTTATTTTTGTTGTCATAAACATAGTTTTTCACCGCAAATATAATAATTTTTGAAGTAACAGTAGTCAATCATGTCTATTTGGATTCAGCGAACAATTATATGTAACCAAATCGTCAATCCTATGCCAAATAGTAAAATCTTTTTGCATAAGAGTAAAAAGTTTGGGGTGCCGGAACAATTTGACGGAATGGAGGCAAGATTGCATGCTTGCTCTGCTCGCATGCAGAGCATTCCGCCACAAAGCGGCGTAATGCCTTGTGTATTACGCGGCTACCGCCGCGAGGAGGCACTGGCGCTACGCGCCAGGCTACGCGGCCGCAGGCAGGAATGGGTGTGAGATGCGGTGTGGTGCAAAGCCTGCGGCCGCTCCGCTTTTGATGGTTACACCGGTTGTGGCACAACTTTGCAAAACGTGCACATTTAAAGCTAATTGCAAAAGCGCGCTAAGCCATTTACCGACTAGCGTCTTTCTGTAAATATCTGAAAATCAATTGTTTTTTCAAAGTTGTGCCACAACCTATTTTTTCCAATATCACTACAAGTAATATCCCCACAAAAAAATAACAGGCAATTCTTGCCTGTTATTTTTTTCCTATTTTTTACTTCCTTATTTTTTCCTTGTTGTTGTTTCAACGTTAAACGGTTTTGAAAAACTTGAGGAAGTCTATTACCTTTTTGACCATCAGCGGGGAGCCGGTGTATAGGGCGACGCGCTGGTGGATGGATTCTGGCTGGATGTCTAGTACGCGCTGTGGTTCACCGGTTTCTGAGACTCCGCAGATTGCCATTCCGCCGCATTGTTCTGCGATGAAGGATACCGGGTTGCATTCGTACAGCAGGCGCAGTTTGCCGGTTGGATGGGCGCTGGTTTCCGGGTAGATGAAGATTCCGCCTTTTAGCATATTTCTGTGGAAGTCAGCTACTAGGGAGCCGATGTATCTTGATGTGTACGGCCTGTTGCTCTTCTTGTCGTCTTCCTGGCAATACTTAATATACTTCTTAACACCTGTCGGGAAATTAATATAATTCCCCTCATTTATTGAGTAAATCTTCCCTGTCTTTGGAATTTTGATATCGTGGTTGGACAGGCAGAATTCGCCGATGGAAGGGTCTAGCGTGAAGCCGTTTACGCCGCGGCCTGCCGTGTAGACCATCATGGTTGAGGAGCCGTAAATGATATAGCCCGCAGCTACCATGTTTTTGCCCGGCTGCAGAAAATCTTCAGGAGTGGCTTTTGTGCCGGCCTTGCTGACTCTCTTGTAAATAGAGAATATGGTCCCGACAGATACGTTTACGTCTATGTTTGACGACCCGTCCAGAGGGTCCATGCAGAAGACGTACTTGCCATCCTTGCTGAGGCCCTTGTCAAATGTGATTAAGTCCTGATTCTCCTCCGTGACCACGCCGCAGCATTCGCCGCTGGCCTGCAATTCATCCAGAAAAGTTTCATTAGCGTAGATGTCCAGCTTCTGCTGCTGCTCGCCCTGAACATTCTCAGAACCAGCCTTTCCAAGGATATCTACCAGGCCCGCCTTGTTAACCTCACGGTTAACCTTCTTGGCCGCAATACCAACGTGATGAAGCAACCTTGAGAAATTGCCCGTAGCCCCAGCCACCTCACGCTGTTGCTCAATAATAAACTGATTAAGTGCAGTAACCTTATTACTCATATGATAATCTTGATTTTACATTAATAATAATATAAAGATAATGAATTTTTTGAGATAAAAAAATGACGCCGTCATATCCAATATAACGTTGTCATAACCAATAACACGCCGTCATATTGGATATGACGACGTGTTAACCGATATTACGGCGAGCAATTTATTACAAATTACTTGGTGTCTTCTTTTCCGATTATTGCCCAAACGGCAGCGGATAAACATGCGCCGGCAAAAGGAGCTACGATGAACAACCAAAGTTGCTGAAGGGCCTGGCCGCCTTGGAAAATTGCGGGTCCGATACTTCTTGCAGGGTTGACTGATGTGCCGGTGATTGGAATTAGGACAACGTGGCAAAGCACTAGTGTTAAGCCAATTGCAAGTCCAGCAAGAGAAGGATTACCCTTTTTGCTGTCGGTGACAGCAAGCACAACAAGAACAAAAATAAATGTCGCGACAGTCTCTGCAATGAACGCAGTTGACGTCATACATTTGTATGCATTTGCGCCAGTTGTGGTGGCCATTGTTTCAGGCTCCGCGCTAAAGCCCTGAACCATAGCATATAAGATAGCAGAACCAACTATCGCACCTATAACCTGAGACAACATGTAAAGCAAACCCTCGCCCGCTTTCATTCTGCCGCTCAACATAACTCCCAGAGTAATAGCAGGATTGATATGACATCCGGAAACCGGTCCAATGGCATAAACCATTGCGACAACAGAAAGTCCAAATGCAAACGCAACTGTCAAAACCTGTGCAGTAGTTCCGCAACCGCCGTTAAACACGGCACAGCCGCAACCCATCAATACAAGTACCATTGTACCGATAGCTTCTGATAAATACTTTTTCATGATAAATTAACTTTAAGTTATTTCAAAGGTACAAAAAAAATGACGCCGTGATAACCGGTATCACGGCGTATTACCCAAAAGTACGACGTAATAACCAATATTACGTCGTCATATCCAATATTACGGCGTGCAAAATTATTCAAGTCTGTGGACGGTGACGTCTTTGAAGTCCTGTAGCTGTTTGAAGAGTTCGCCTTCATCGATGTCTTTTTTTAGTTTGATGACTTCTGTGACGGTGTAGCCTTTGGATGTTTCTGACATTTCGTAGGAGGTTACGCGGTAGTTGTCTGTGGAGAAGTAGTCTGCTAGTTTGTCCAGGGTGGCCTTGTCGCCTACGGTGAATTCTATTAGGACGCTGCGGACGCCGATGCCTTTGAAGACTCTTCTAAATACTTCTAGTCCAATGAGTACTAAGATTGTGCAGGTGATGCTCATGAAGTACATTCCGGCTCCTACGGCAAGGCCTATGCCGGCGGTTGCCCAGATTCCGGCTGCTGTTGTGAGTCCGCGGACTATTTGTTTTTGGAAGATAATTGTACCTGCACCAATGAAACCGATGCCGGTGACTACTTGGGCGGCAATTCGGCTGGGGTCCAGTCTGATGGTGCCTTCTACCAGATGGTCATCAAAGCCGTATTTGGAAACAATCATCATTAATGCACTGCCAAGGCATACAAGGAAGTGCGTGCGGTAACCCGCCTCTTTTGCGCGGTATTCTCTCTCAAGACCAACCGCCGCGCCAAGCAAACCCGCTACCAAAAGTCGCAGCAGGTATTCATACATTACACTGTCTATCATATTATTACTTGTTAATTTTTTGCGTCAAGAAACCACCCGGCTGCCAGAGGCAATCGGTTGGTAAATTTATATTGTTAAAAAAACTGTCGGGAACTAAAAAAAAAATTACATCTGCATGCCGCCGCAAACAGAGATGACTTGTCCGGAAACATATGAGGATAAGTCACTTGCAAGGAACAGGCAAACATTTGCAATATCCTCCGGAGTACCGCCACGGCGCAAAGGAATTTTCTTGCACCACTCTTGCTTTACCTCGTCCGGAAGTTTTGCCGTCATATCTGTGATGATGAATCCGGGCGCTACTGCATTGGCTCTAACTCCCCTGCTGCCAAGCTCTTGCGCAATTGACTTTGCAAGACCTATCAAGCCCGCCTTTGAAGCTGAGTAGTTGCACTGCCCTGCATTTCCGTGAACGCCAACAACAGAGCTCATGTTAATAATTGAGCCGCTGCGCTGTTTCATCATAACCGGAGTGCACGCGTGTATAAAATTGTACGCAGATTTAAGGTTAACAGTAAGGACTGCATCCCACTGAGCCTCAGACATTCTAACCATCAGACCATCCTTAGTAATGCCTGCGTTGTTAACTAAAATATCAATCTTTCCAAACTCTTTTACAACCTGGTCAACGGCCGCGTGAGCCTGCTGGAAATCAGCAGCGTTGGATGGAATGGCCAAAGCCTTAACACCAAGAGCTTCAATCTCTTTCTTAGTCTCCTCACCTATCTGGTCAATAACTAAATCAGTAAAAGCAATATTGGCACCTTCTGATGCAAATCTCATAGCAACAGCTTTTCCAATGCCTCTTGCAGCGCCCGTAATGAGAGCTACTTTTCCTTCAAGTAATTTCATGATATTTAATAATTTATAAAATTCTTTTATCCCGACAGATTATGAACTTAAACAAACTCCGCGGTCAAATCGTATTCACCTGCCGCCGTGATTTTCACATCCGCAAATTTACCAATAAATTGCTGCGGTTCAAAACTTGTTACGTTTTGCAATGTTCCATTTGGCGCTGAAGCATGCCCTGAACTCTTTTTGCCGGCAAGAGTTGTGGGCATTTGTGTTGCATCAGCTTTTATAATAATCTCCCCGTCAACCTCCGGGCTCTCCCTTTGGCTGCGCGCCAAAAAGAAACCGTCTTTATAACTGTCAATCAGCACTTTCTCAACGCCACCCACTCTCTTCTGATTATTTTCTTTTGAAATTTTGCTCTGCAGCTCCATCAGCTTTTTATAACGTGCGTCCTTAACTCTCTGAGGAATAGAGTCTTTATAATGCAAAGCATCATAAGTATTCTCCTCGCAAGAGTAAGTGAACGCCCCCATCATCTCAAATCTGTTGCGCTTGATGAAAGCCATAAGTTCCTTAAACTCAGCCTCTCCCTCACCGGGATGTCCAACAATCAGAGTGGTGCGCAGCGCAACTCCCGGAACTTTTTCCCTGATTTTATCAATGATTTTCTGAGTCCCTCGCGGCGTCAATTCCCCTGCGCATCATCTTCAAAACTTTGGTAGAACTGTGCTGCAGCGGAATATCCAGATATTTGCAAACCTTTGGATTGCTGTTCATTATACGCAGCACATCCTCCGGAAATCCCGACGGGTATGAGTAGTGAATCCTTATCCACTCAATCCCCTTAATCTTGCTCAGCCTTTCAATCAGCTCCCCAAGCTTGCGCTTTTTGTACAGGTCCATTCCATAATAGGTAGTGTCCTGCGCAATCAGAATCAGCTCCTTAACTCCCTGTGCAGCAAGCCTTTTAGCCTCCTCAACCAGTTTTGGCATCGCGACAGATTTGTGCTTCCCTTTGATTAGCGGTATTGCGCAATAAGAGCAATGCCTGTTGCAACCCTCTGATATCTGGAGATATGCGTAGTGTTGCGGGGTTGTAAGGAATCGGCCGGTATCTGTCGGGAGTACATTAAGATACTTCAAAATTGCCTCCCACTCATTGGTGCCGAAAAATGCATCAGCCTCAGGAATGCTGTCCGTCAGCTCTTTACGATAACGCTCAGAGAGACAGCCGCAGACAATCACCTTCTTTGCGTGACCGCGCTTCTTAGCCTCAACGGCCTTAAGAATCTCATTAATAGACTCTTGCTTTGCACTCTCAATAAAACCGCAGGTATTAATAATAATCGCATCTGGCTTAGACACAGCATATTCCGTCTCCTCCGGCACAATCTCCACCCCGCCGTTGCTCAAATTGTACAGCAGCTTCTCAGAATACACGCGGTTCTTTGAACAGCCCAAACTAATCAGCTGAATCCTGCGCACCACAACTAGGCAATAACCTTTCGAGGAACATTGCTCTTTGCAGGAGCAGCAGCCTTGGAAGCACCCTTGGCGCCCTTGCCCTGCTTTGCCTCAGCGCTCTTTGCAGAAGACTTCTTGGACTCGCCGGCACCAGCCTTAGCAGCCTTGCTCTCAGCCTCTTCCTTCTCCGCAGCCTCAAAATCCAATGAAGCAAATTTCTTTAGCGCATTGTACCACTCAACAACCTTCTTCATGTGAGAAACATAGAAGCGGTCTGCATCATACTCAGGAAACGCTTTGTCAAAAAATGCCTTAAGCACCTTAGGATCAGACTTTCCTGCAGGAGCCTCTTTATCCGCAAGCTCCTTCTTCATCTTCTCAAAAACTGCCTGAAGCTTAACTTCATCATCCTTTGTAAAGATGGAAATATCTGATAATGCGCTCATTTTGGCATCCGGGCCGGCGCACATACGTTTCTTTGTAATCATAGACTCCAGGATAACACCGCGAGTTGCTTTTGCAACGTAGGTGAACAGTCCCTGCTCTCCGCTGATAGAGAAAACTTTACTTAAATCTGTTTTCATATACTTTACTTTAAAATATTATTCAAAACTGCAAGCCGCCAAACAAAAAGCAACCTCAGAGTTCACAGCTCCAAAGATAACACTTTCAGAGCAAATTTAAACGGCCAACCAAGTTAACTAAACCGTCGTGACAAGCCAAGCTAATTAAATGCACTCATTCCTAATTGATTCCCCGCTCACGCTTAATCTGGTCATACGCCCCCACAATCATCTTGAACTTCTCCTCCGCCGCCTTCTTCACGTCCTCACCAAGATTCTCAACCTTATCGGGATGAAACTTAAGAGCCATCTTTTTAAACGCGCTCTTCACTTGCTCATCCGTTGCAGTATGCTCAATTTCAAGCACTTTATAAGGGTCATAAGCCGGCGCATACATCTCCAAAATAGAATCAGCATCCTTCTTAAGTATCCCCAAAAATGTCGCGATATTTCTTAGAAGCGCTATCTCCGGCTGAGATACGCATCCGTCCGCCTGTGCTATACCTACCAAATAATGAAACAGTTGCAGGCGCTGCGCAGGAGCCATGTAAACTTTCACCTGGCCGCAAATTTCCGGTACGTTAATTTCCTTATGCAGCAACTCCTTGATAATGTGCAGAGACTGAGGTATTGCCGCCTCGCCAAAATTATTGCGGATAAAATCCTTCACATAATCCAGCTCAGACCTCATCACCTTTCCGTCCGCCTTCATCACGGAAGTAGAAAGCACCAGCAATGATACCATAAAGCTATTGCGCTGCTGCTCAGGGTCAAAGGAGTTCCTAATAGTTCTGTAGCTCTCCCCATTATAATCCCGATAGTTTCCGTCTCCGCCGCCATAGTTTCCTCCGCCGTAACCTGTTCCATCATCACCGTCGCCGATGCCTCTGGCACTGCGGTTTACAGCGCCGTCAAGTGCGCTGCCCAGCAAAAAGCCCAGCACTCCGCCAAGCGGTCCAAACGCCGCCCAGCCTATTGCTCCCGCTATCCATTTTCCTAATCCCATTATCCTACCACTTTATTGTACACGTTTTCTACCTGCGGCAAAAGCGCCGCCTTATTATCTGACACAATCACAAAGTCCGCCATGGCCTCCCTTTGCTCATCTGTCCACTGATTATTTATGCGCGCTTGTATCTCCAAATCTGTGCCACCATCGCGCAGCCTTATTCTCTCAACTCTCACTTCCAGCGGAGAAGAGACCGTCAGCACCTTCTCTGCAACTGCCAGCACATCAGGATTTTCCAAGATGATTGCAGATTCAAAAATCACAAAAGGCGGAGTGCTTGCAACATTATTATCTGACTGTATACGAGTTGCAAGGTTGTGAGAGCTACTATCTGACTGTATGCAAGTTGCAAGGTTTGCAGAGTTGCGCGTTGCATCTTCAAATTGAGATTTCCATTTGGTAAAATCCTTAATCACAGCAGGATATACAAGCTCCTTCAATTTTTTCATCAGCGACGGATTTCCAAATATTTTTGCCGCCATTGCACGTCTATTGATGCGGGCAGTACCTGCGCCAATGCCGGCAACAGCCCCAGTGCCAGCAGCAACAGCATCAGCAGCAATGCCAGCCTCAGTGCCAGCAGTATCAGCATCAGCAGCAATGCCAGCCTCACTGCCAGCAGCAACACCAACCTCATTTCCGCCCGTAAGTATCTCTTTCCCCAGCAAATCCACAAGCGCTCCGCGGAGCTGCGTATCTTCATCATACAGCGCTTTTGTTCTTGAGTCAGAGTCATATACGGGCACACCCATAGCGGAGAAAATCCTGCAGATGTAAGATTTTCCGCTGCCAATTCCTCCCGTACATGCTAATGTTATCATTTCAATATCAAGATGTTACTAGTATTACTCACTTCTCTGAAATCCCTTCACTTGCTTACTTGCTTACTTGCCCGCTTGCTCACTTGCTCACTTGCTCACTTCTTTGATGTTTGCTGCGGAGCATTACCAAGTATTGCCGCAACAAAACCGGGAACAATTCTCACGCTATATACCCCGTCGGGAACTTTATTAAGCAAAACTTTTGCCCTGCCTGACAAGGAGCCTACTATTTGATTGTAGTCTGCGGTGAGGATAAAATCCGCCGCATCATATTGTACTTTCTTGTTATAATCTTCTCTGTATATTACAGTTGCAATGTTAGGGCTAAGTATCAGCTGCATGTCTGCAGGAACATTTTCCGAGTAGATTGGGACGGTGATTGTGTTCTCAAAATATCTCCCCGCATCCTGATAATAATAAACTTCCTCCGAGGAAAACACAACGCCCTTAATCTTCTTTAAATCAATCACTCCCTGCAACGGCTCCTTCAAATTTCTCCCTTTGATTTCCTTGGTCTCCACGGAATCAATTGTGGCCAAAACTTTCTCTTCTCCGTAAAGTGTAACTGAATCTGGCTTAAGCTGGATTTTTCCAAAAGGCATATATTGCTCTTTGTAACTTATTAACGTAGTGGCAGATACAGGAACTTTTTTAGTGGAAGTATGAGGAAAAGTAAAGAAAAGCGTGTCGGCGACAACGCCCTGAAAATCTATCTCATTTTTTACAGCTCCTCTTATTTGATCGGAGATATCCTCTGCAAGTACGTAGAATTCATCCTCTTTCCCCTTGACTCCGCTGACATGCATCATGAGTCCGGGTTCAACTGCAATGTTGATTGTATTTTTATTGCGCTTTGTAAAGTACTGGTGCTTAAAGATATAAAAGCCCGACGCAGTACCTCTGACAACTGCCGCATTTTCAGAGACAGCGGAGTAAACTCTGTTGGGCAGCGCCGTATGAATAGAAATTTTGTAATGGAAGAAAGTTGTGTA
The window above is part of the Bacteroidales bacterium genome. Proteins encoded here:
- a CDS encoding helix-turn-helix domain-containing protein, whose product is MAKNTIGTRLPLKLERKMQIVGEQIRLARLRRNLSIAQVAERATCSVLTVSRVERGLPTVSIGIYLRVLFALQLDDDILLLAKDDVLGKALQDLNMKRRERASKK
- a CDS encoding DUF6340 family protein, with the translated sequence MRRLCILVSAVMAAGLTVVGCAPQAMFFNVDVKDASSYNLDPQDRKVSVVALVDVQSNDKSAGNMDAVAGSKMVNKLDSTGIANVAVGVAAQYETGQGLDSASVMVYTVPKNEFRGFPSYFNKGVKGPDKDYIGQLMVKSSSPILIFVDNLKFFNYTERPTALGDGSPLGLTVELPYYVELNAYDAMADSLLFRKAVKDTVAIYMVNGAEEGRSISETLADKLPDIAEKIGERLGTELSTKWTTEEWMLINYSDNSTWNSAYLLARSFKWSEAIAKWMPLTEETNPQKASFAAFNIAVACEMMEERSLAREWIDFALGKYKFQEAVDFKGYLNK
- a CDS encoding nucleotidyl transferase AbiEii/AbiGii toxin family protein is translated as MNSIFKDRLELLLRILPVIDKEHCFAVHGGTAINLFVNDMPRYSVDIDLTYIPLEGRNESLENIKESLKKISEGIKRSIPNVNIVVHLDVCKIICFYHDRYVKIEVNKTKRGIVGGDVKRIPLCPKAQKIFGLYMETNIVPITQLYGGKIAAALSRQHPRDLFDISRMSISLQEAKLGFMFCLLGSDRPLYETFAPKLIDQKQAMINQFAGMTDEPFKYSDYELARKDLIKGINNLMNDEDKKFLIKFENATPEWDKSPYKDLIPYPSVQWKLQNLRILQKNNPEKLDENVEKLIRIFFPAIYSNTP
- a CDS encoding type IV toxin-antitoxin system AbiEi family antitoxin produces the protein MFMTTKINLIRQVSPKGSIFLSAWLVRKGISTKEQTDYVRSGWIERLSHGIYKFVGDTPTLYSSLASYCNQSNIKYHVGASSALDIMGFSHYVAMGKPQCYIFSSHNHKLPKWFFNNEWDMTMHHFTSDIFGDIGIVKRNIGDFSLPISSPERAFMECLHLAPEYFSLMDIYYVMEMLNTLRPHLVDKLLHNCTSVKVKRLFLYMAEKANHQWYSDLHLNGVDFGSGPRSFANGGVMNAKYKIVIPKELATYE
- the fbp gene encoding class 1 fructose-bisphosphatase, whose translation is MSNKVTALNQFIIEQQREVAGATGNFSRLLHHVGIAAKKVNREVNKAGLVDILGKAGSENVQGEQQQKLDIYANETFLDELQASGECCGVVTEENQDLITFDKGLSKDGKYVFCMDPLDGSSNIDVNVSVGTIFSIYKRVSKAGTKATPEDFLQPGKNMVAAGYIIYGSSTMMVYTAGRGVNGFTLDPSIGEFCLSNHDIKIPKTGKIYSINEGNYINFPTGVKKYIKYCQEDDKKSNRPYTSRYIGSLVADFHRNMLKGGIFIYPETSAHPTGKLRLLYECNPVSFIAEQCGGMAICGVSETGEPQRVLDIQPESIHQRVALYTGSPLMVKKVIDFLKFFKTV
- a CDS encoding MIP family channel protein gives rise to the protein MKKYLSEAIGTMVLVLMGCGCAVFNGGCGTTAQVLTVAFAFGLSVVAMVYAIGPVSGCHINPAITLGVMLSGRMKAGEGLLYMLSQVIGAIVGSAILYAMVQGFSAEPETMATTTGANAYKCMTSTAFIAETVATFIFVLVVLAVTDSKKGNPSLAGLAIGLTLVLCHVVLIPITGTSVNPARSIGPAIFQGGQALQQLWLFIVAPFAGACLSAAVWAIIGKEDTK
- a CDS encoding MgtC/SapB family protein, with the protein product MIDSVMYEYLLRLLVAGLLGAAVGLEREYRAKEAGYRTHFLVCLGSALMMIVSKYGFDDHLVEGTIRLDPSRIAAQVVTGIGFIGAGTIIFQKQIVRGLTTAAGIWATAGIGLAVGAGMYFMSITCTILVLIGLEVFRRVFKGIGVRSVLIEFTVGDKATLDKLADYFSTDNYRVTSYEMSETSKGYTVTEVIKLKKDIDEGELFKQLQDFKDVTVHRLE
- the fabG gene encoding 3-oxoacyl-[acyl-carrier-protein] reductase — translated: MKLLEGKVALITGAARGIGKAVAMRFASEGANIAFTDLVIDQIGEETKKEIEALGVKALAIPSNAADFQQAHAAVDQVVKEFGKIDILVNNAGITKDGLMVRMSEAQWDAVLTVNLKSAYNFIHACTPVMMKQRSGSIINMSSVVGVHGNAGQCNYSASKAGLIGLAKSIAQELGSRGVRANAVAPGFIITDMTAKLPDEVKQEWCKKIPLRRGGTPEDIANVCLFLASDLSSYVSGQVISVCGGMQM
- a CDS encoding MiaB/RimO family radical SAM methylthiotransferase — translated: MVRRIQLISLGCSKNRVYSEKLLYNLSNGGVEIVPEETEYAVSKPDAIIINTCGFIESAKQESINEILKAVEAKKRGHAKKVIVCGCLSERYRKELTDSIPEADAFFGTNEWEAILKYLNVLPTDTGRFLTTPQHYAYLQISEGCNRHCSYCAIPLIKGKHKSVAMPKLVEEAKRLAAQGVKELILIAQDTTYYGMDLYKKRKLGELIERLSKIKGIEWIRIHYSYPSGFPEDVLRIMNSNPKVCKYLDIPLQHSSTKVLKMMRRGIDAARDSENH
- a CDS encoding DUF5606 domain-containing protein → MKTDLSKVFSISGEQGLFTYVAKATRGVILESMITKKRMCAGPDAKMSALSDISIFTKDDEVKLQAVFEKMKKELADKEAPAGKSDPKVLKAFFDKAFPEYDADRFYVSHMKKVVEWYNALKKFASLDFEAAEKEEAESKAAKAGAGESKKSSAKSAEAKQGKGAKGASKAAAPAKSNVPRKVIA